The Manihot esculenta cultivar AM560-2 chromosome 17, M.esculenta_v8, whole genome shotgun sequence genome contains the following window.
TCATCCATAGATTCTATGACGACAATCGCAAGTAAATAAAAAGGGAATTCAAAAACATGTTGGTTCTAACAGATTGAATATCATCAAGATACAAAAAGAACATGTTACATTCACCAGATCAAGAACCATAGATTTCACATGATAAGGAATACAAAGTAAACGTGTTGCACTGACCTGAACGTAGATTGATTCTAACCGGAAGTCTAGTTTTAGTTTGATCGCTAATGGCAACGAGCTCTGGTGAATCTACAACGTCAAGAAGAGCAATCTTTTCAAGTAATCCTATCTTCTACTTCTCTATGAAGTTTCCCTcctaatttcaaattttcaaagGCGTTCTCTTCTCTATTTATAGCTTTGGCTAACCAGTGAGTTTAAAAAGCTGATGAAATCCTACGGGATAGAGGGACGtcttttttttggaaaaatgatcgcaataaaaaaaattaatagacttgaaaatattttttaattaaaaaaaataactattctataatttaaacattaaaaaaaattaaaaataataaattattacaaataaaatcaaaccgaatatctatttaattattttttattaattttatcatttagaatgaaataaattaattttttaaaaaatgaaatttatgaATGATTTTATGAGGTTGAAGATTAACTTTGagggaaaaattaattttcccaGAATCCAAACATTTCGTTGAAAATTAGTTATGATCAATTAAATCTGACTATGCAACGGCATTATTGAAGATAATTCTGCGACCAAGATGCAGTTTTTTTCCATATAGATGGGCAGCCATCAAGGGAAGAATTTTGTGAAAGGATGGCAAAAtcactttatttaaaaaattattattatttggttataggaaaatttattaattaattttcagtttttaattgagattttaaaagtttaataattattttatttattaattttagttattaaataaaaaaattaaaattttctcaatATACATGagctaattaatatatatttttataaaattaaaaaataattaataatttttttatattataaaaattaaataataaaatatttgataatttaaactaattaattaatgactaattataatatgttttagaattttattaatattttaatatatttttttaaaatcaaatgaagcaattaataaattttttatataaaaaatctaaatgataaaatttttttatttaaatataataaatacgtatagttaaataaattttaattgaacgaataaatttttatttttttaaaatgaaaattgaaaattgagagaGTAGAATTTGAGAATTCTTAAATTTACTCGGGTGAacttactattaaattaaatctgtgACTCGGAacgaataaattttttaaaaatagattacataaattatttttttaatatttcaccTTATTTCGTTCTCTTAGCTCTTGATCCTTCTAGATATTCGATGTTCTTTGTGATGTTTGAAAGGGTGTGCCTATTTCCAGAAGAGTAAAACATCCTTCATTAAGTTCTTATCAGCAGGGGCAATCGAAAGTCCATAAGAAAGGAGGGGCGCAACGAGCTTCGGTTTATTGGTTCGTGTACACAGGTCTATTGGGTTATGGGCCTTTAAGGTTTTATGTTGGGTTATTTTTCTTTGTTTAGGCCCTAAAGAGCCTTTTTGGTGTGTGTGTTTCTGTGGGCATTGGGTTCATTGATGTAATGGGCTTGGTTGGAAAATcaaatatcaatttataattaaattttactaaaataaaattttaattattacaaatattttattatataatttctccCACACTCACCTTACTAAAAGGTACGTGCCATTTGATGGGTGTAAAGGTTTGATCATTTGGCCCTAGCTATTTGTATGGTACTACTTATACTATACAAATAAATTATTGGTGATATTCTACCAATACACCATTGCCACACATTTCTCACCCTTTTCTGTTCATCAAATCAATATTGGAATCTCTTTACTATTTTATTGCTGAGATTTTAttcgataataattttaagtatagtttttaatatttttaattaataataattaatatttagagatatagagaataaattataaaaaataatttcttataatatttaactaacttctaataaaataagtagcaaataatttcttatatatatatgtctTCACAGCGTTTCCTTGTCTATCATAACGAAGACTGAGACCAGCTGCTGTCCCCACACACCTACGGCCACTTTCACGTGTGGGTCCAGATGCCAGTGCTGCCGCGTGTAACCAAGTACATGCACCCACGCGCCCCAACGTCTAATCAACAGAACCTTTAAGTGAAAAATCTTACCCGTTTATTCAAATCACTGAAAAACCTaaaattcgatttttttttggGAAAATCCGAATTCTAGTTGAAATTTATCCTCAcattttaaactatttttatcataaagttaaaaattataatttattttttaaaaaatatttaaatttatataatttaaaaatatataaataaactaaTAATTAATCATGAAGCGCGTGAacttggtaatcatttattattgttataagtattaaatattacaaaaattataCTACAAAgcaaaaattataagaaaaatcaacaaaCTCACTCACCGGAGAGATACTGCCGGCGACAAATAAACCTGACTCTGTATCACAGTTTTACCGATCTTGAACCCGGGAACTACCGTGAAATCCACCCGCAGATCGGTGTCAACACTGTCACTTTCTAGTAAAGATTCATGGGTTACACTCTCCATATACACTTCAGAGAATTTGGAATTCTTGCTCACCTGAAAAATACTAACATTTTCACCAAATGAGAAGGCCAGAAGGTTTAAAGACCACACTCTCCTAGCCATCTCAAGAAAAGCTGTAAAGAAAGCGGAATCTGGGAATCCACCGGAGTTCACTAGCTTCCTCTGGTTCAAATTGCCAAACAGAGAACATTCCATTTTTGCATGAACAAGCTGGAGATACTTTGCCCTTGTGAATCTTGCGTAGGACGAAGTTGGATTCTGGGTCAAATAGTGTTTTGGGTTCACTGATTTTAAGTTCTTGAACTTATTGAAGTAGTGTTCACCACTGTGAAAATGGCGGTGGTGTTCCATCGGCGGTGGAGATTCGTTTGGGAGCATAAAATTTGGATAGTTAAAACCCTCGAACATTGTTTTGCTCACAAATGATTCAAACACAAAGCAACGGTGGGTTGGCTTGGCAAAAGTGGATTCAGGTTCGATTGCTTTTGCAGCTGCTTCAATATCCCAATGAGCAACGTCCATTTCTCGAACCATCAACCTTACAAAACTCCTCATGGATCTCAGAGCAGAATGCAGGAATTGAACGAAGTGGGTTGTGTTTAAGATTGAGAACTGAATATTATCAAACATCGACAAAGGCCCACTTGCGTTCAGTTTCTTCTCTAGAGACTTGTTAAATGCAATGGATTCATCAAGCTGCTTCTTGAGAGAAGAAACATCTGAAACTTTAACCTCAGCTTGCGCTTCCAGTTTCTTGATGGTGATCTCATAAGTCTTCATCAAGCTCTGTTGCTCCTGAATCTTTGCAAGCATGAGAGTAACCTGTGGAGAGAGGTGATCAAGATCATTCTTGAAAAAGCTTCGTTTAAGTTGAGAAAGTAGCTTGAGCTCTTCCACGACAGCCTGATCTGCGGCCTGTATAGCATCACTATTGTAAGGATTCTGAGCCATTTGAAGCTCAGCATAAGCTGCTTTAATGGCGGTGATGGCTGCAAATATCTTGGCCACCAATGCATCCAATACTGCTTTGCGCTTGGCTTTAGAATCTTCCTTGTTCTTGTCATTATGGGATTTGTAAATTGTGGTTGGATCATCTTCAAATTTGTTGTGTGGGGTGAGCATGCAAATCCCAATTCCATTATTGGAAGCAATTCTTGTTGCAGTCTTGAGGTTTATGACTTTTTGGAAAGTTCTTGCAAGCTTGCTCTTGTTGCTGCTGGGGATTGATCTGCATTTGATTGTCTCCATTGGTGGGTGTGGTTTtggtcataaaaaaaaaataaaaatcaaggtGATTTTGATTAACAGAGGTTCTAAGAGAGATTTTGAGCAATGGAGattagaaagaaagaaagtgacTGTTATGTGATGAGAAAAAGCACTCGAAGATTTTTGACTAACAGATCGCAGCCAGAGAAGTCTAAAGaagagaataaataaataaataaataaataaaaatggatTTAAAGGGCGGGAAAATAAAATCCACCactctttttcattttcttttatatcaTATCTCCTATCTctcgtttatttatttttctctttcataACTGGCTGCTATTACAATACCATCTATATctgtatttatatatataggcatttcattttatttatttttgtcacACAATCATTTAAAAAGCTAAATTCTCATTTAATAGATTCAAAATCTCGATtagttttgaatttatttattttcatcgaCTCAGTGGTAATGGtagaagtaaaataaaatttttttccttaaattattattttaaatatttcttaattaattatatttcaagttaataatatatatatatatatattcttagttaaaagtatttaatttaaagtattattttaaaacGACATAATTATTACCACTTAGTATAAATAACGTATTATGACATAGTTTTCTTAAAGTACACGaatgaaattttcatatttgataaagaagaagtttacatcatttattttaaaataaacagaatcatttaaaaatataaaaattatttaattttattagaataGTATAAGTGaacaatatatttaaaaaataaaaaaaatcattactataatttttttatttattattttcttagcaTACGTACaaataaaactatatatattttttgcaaGATGTAAATGTtgcttaaatttattttttaatagtattaaataaaattacttaaaaattattaaaattacatttaattgataatactatttaattaattttaataataatatcttccAACAGAATCTTGGACCTACAGACTGAGGAGCCCCATAAATGCGAAATAggtaatgttttaatattttgagcacatgatgatatgatggatggattattttatttaaaattagtgggacacataaaaacattattttaacattatttattaataattaaaaaaataatatatacttcaattatattttctttttatgctataatttatattttatttacttaatttaaaattattcatttttattattataaaactaattaaatatataatattttcattaaaataaaaattgacagATAACGTAATTTAATggcaatataaaaataaaatggaagtATACAGGTAGAGGTACACATTGACAGTAGATTGTGATTTTAAGCATGACAGTCAATGGACATGCGTAAGAGGTCAAGTGATTTGTCATATTTGGAATCTTTGGTGGGCCAGAATTAACAGAGTAATCAAGTGAAAATGTGAATCCTGGTGGTGAAAATTGAGCTGTGACCCAAACTGCTCACTGTGGACCGTAACTCTAAGCTTTGTGCACTTGTCGTACATTCCTCCTTGGAGGTTCACCATGTACGTTTCGGCTTAATTAGTATAAATACATTTCTTCATCGTACGtaaacattatatatatataataaaaacattatatatatataataattttaccgaatgtaaaattaaatggaaatGAGCAAATCAGAATGTTCGTTGGTATGATTAATAAATGCTTTGCTGCAACAAATTAATAATAGCAATTATACATTGGCTGTCCAGCAATATTAAAGAAGGAACACATGACAGCTAAACTCTTTTAAGAATGTGATTCACTCGTCTTGCCTCACTTGTGAACGTATTCAATGCTCTCAcatcatttaaatttatcaaaatttataatttaatttttaaatattattattattaataagttaattttatttttttttaatttattaaaaagtttaattttttttcttttctctttctgctgttagaaatataataaaaaattaaattactacattctttttttctgttaatttttctttttatttttatttttctttttatttttattcttctttactGGGAGAGACTTTTTCGTTAatttaaagaaataataaaaatattttaataaatatgaaaaaatatacagatattttaataaattttaaaaaatataagaactgatttattattaataataatatttaagaactaaataaaagattttatttgatgataaaattgaattttaaaaatattttctctccatcatttatttatttttaataaaaaaaaaacagaaaaattattttattgacaaaaaaaatacgttttaataaattttaaaaaatacaggaACTGACAAATGATAATAttcaagtaaataataaatctatcttaaatttatttataatttataaatattttatatatatataatctctaTTGTTTAGACAGGTAGAGaaaatgcatgtgcataaatttttaagaaaagaatataaaaaaatatcatatcatgATTAATAAATATCAgagatatttattattattaataaatatatatttttttatatatttttcttttattagacATGGCAAAGAGAAGAAGTGAAAGGACAGAAGAAAATGGTGGGAAAAAAGACATGGCCGAAAGAAGATAGTGACTAAATATTGTTTTGAAATAAGGGACAACTTCACAACCATGCCCATGTCCATTGTCCAGAGGCAACTgggaattaataattatttaaaaaataaagcttTTACCTTTGCActgagattaaattaaaaatttgtattttaaaggcgaagtttaataataataataattatgaatgtTGAAATGTTGAGCATAATTTGGAAAATGGGACAAGCTGGTTTGCCATGAGACTCCCACATAATGATGAACCATGGCGTAAAGCTAAGCTTACAAGCTAAACAGGAAAATGGTCGGTGGAAAAAAAATAGCAGACCGAGGATATTAAGGTGAAGGGGTGAGTATTCGATCGGttgagtttaaaattaaattaaattaaataaattaaaaattaaaattttaatatttataaaaatcaaactgaattaattttgattaaaaaccgattaaatcgaatcaatttgattcgattcaattcgatttaatcgatttaaatttttaataaattttttattttttatattttatttttaatattttaaaatttaatcatatatgatttaatttctatatcatttgaaaataatatattattattaattagttgaatttagttttttgattttttttattaaaattaaattgaattaaaataactgaaattttttaaattaaaaattaaattaaattaaaataaataaaaaattaaactaaaattttaaattaataaaatttaattaattttttttaatttaaacaaataCTGCATGCAGCTTTTTAGctcttaataattaaaatttgtcATGTTTTAGAGGCACCCATTATTAATTAAAAGCTCATCAGACACAATTATattgaattattatatatattttaattgtaaaatgttaaaactatttaaaattataattaaaacaaaTCTTGTATATTCCAGCCAACTCTGGGGATGAACCTTCTTGAAGAGCATTGTGGAAAGATTTATTTCATCATACGGGGACCACTGAAATCACATCTGCCACAAGTTTCCAACATAAATGGGAGAACATAATTTTAgtgttattatttaattaatttccaCTCTCAATATAATTAAACACtactataaaatttataaaaaattttatcatatagtaataaatttattttaaatttagtgtATGAAAAATTTGGCAAAATAAAAGATGAATGAACCTTGCTTTGACAGGAAGAAACTGAAGTTAGATTAACTAATTAGATGATCAATAATGTTAATATACTTCTCCTTGATGATTACGTATAATTCAAGAGGAAGACAAATTATAATGTATCATTACtcatattataattatgttCTCCAAATACATAGCTATCTTTTTCCTTTAATATAAATTCATGTCTTCTAAGAAATGTAACATGTTGATCATACTTTATCTATAAGATTGAACAACAcaacaattatttatttttaggcaTCATCACTTGCTTATCGACTAAATAATGTACAATATGTTGAATCTTCAACTGGAAGAGCATCCATATGAATAATGAAAAAAGACCATGAAAAAAAGATTAATGATTCATATAAATCACTTAATGGTAAATGTCCTAAAAAAATCCAACGAGTATATTAgatttaatagaattattttGCTGTATCCAGACTAATATCAATCCAACCCATTTCATGAATAAAATATGACCAATTAACCAACCAACAAAACTACTTATTATAAATAACATCTTATTGTTACATCGAAACATATAAATGTTGATTAATCTGACTAACATTGAACTTGGTAAAATGAAATGGTTGAATAATTGAAAAATGAGATTATTCAAGAATCATATGATATTTTAGTGATTTTGTATTGCGGGTACATactcaattaatttaatagaaTGTAATTATATCTATGAAAATAGTTTATACGTAAAATAGAAATAAGTGTATATATATTAAACTTGATCATCAAACTTCAATTACACCCAAAATACatcaaataaatcatatttctAAATATTCAGATAGAAAATCATGGttaaaatataaagtaaaaCCAAAACAAATAGAAAGAGaaacaaaatagaaataaaacacCTAAGAGATAAATCAATCGACCGCAAAAAATCACATTAAGAATCTGATTGGCCACAAAAGAAGTATAAGATGCCATAACCTAGCCGACCGGATAATTGCTTTGATCAcaattacttatttttataagtAAGTAAAGATTAATTACAAATGGCATTAGGGTAAAGTAGAATCGCCTTTatcacttttaatttttttataatcaccctataatattatattaagtaaaagaaaaaagaaaagtttcgATTCTTCAGACATATAtaagaataatttttatatgaatgTGTGTGTAcatctaattaataaatatatatatatataaattagctAAAATTACAGTAGGTTctataactaaatttaaaacaataaaaatttattagatgaGTGCACATATGCCTTggtagtaaaaaaaatttacccaAGATCATGCCCAAAATCTTGAAAGTGGAACTGCAGGGGATTAATCGTAAGAAAAAGTAGAGAATCCAAAGTAAAGCCCAAGTGGGACTTACTGTATAACCTTCAAAATATCAACATACCCTTCAAAAAACTGAGTTCATATTTGCAATTGAGATCGAAGGAGACTGCAAATGAAAATTGCTGTGCGTGCTTTCAACTTCAATGGACCATCTTTGTTCTTAGTAGCCAGCTAATGCAATTTGTATACTTTGTTGGTACCACCAGCTTTTTTCAGCTTTGCCAAGCACAAAGGTCCAATAATAGATAATGGAATCCAACGGCTATGATGTTACTGTAGAAGGGTCCCAGTCGTTGGCTATATATACTGTTTAAATTTGTACTCTGAAACGTCAGGTCCCAATCCATGGCTGCAGGCTAATGGTCTCACATGACATTATTTTGATGTATACCAACGAGTCAATAACAATAACCTGCTGGAATTGCTGCTGCAGGTTTTCagattttctttctctttcatgtCCTTTTAACACAAAGAATAAAGGTTAGATAGCGAACAAGATCAAGGCAATAAAGTCTAGATCAGTAGAAGGATGAATGATAAATGCTATAAGGCCTAAGAGTTGTGTGAATCAAGTTATCTTCGCAGCACTTTTAGACCATGAGACATTCTTTAGCACTTTTGCTTTTATGCATACAATTTCTATATACTTCTAGGATTATTATCATTCCTGTGCATCCATTTGATTTATTCTGAGAGTTAAAAGCAAATCAAAGTGATCAAAAGATCTgggaaaaaataatatttaattacaacAGTAGAAATTGGAGTCGCTTGTGCTGTAATACCAAAATCTACAGCAGATGAACATCAGTTCGTAGTGTGAAGCTTTATTCCATCACAAACaagcaatttttttttggtATAATTTGCTCCCATGGGGTTCCAACTCAAACTTTAGAGACTACTCTAATAATAATGATCTAAAGCGCATTGGTGGAAACAAGCAATGAGTTACAAGCTAAGAGAAAGACAAGTTCTGCACGAACTGTTAATGTTGACATACGACTTCCAAGAAGTGATAGTGGGTCTCTACCATATGATCTTCCAGATTGGCAGACTTTGACAAGCTTGGACTCATTATCATGATTTTTTCCCCCCTTAATAGAGACACTCCAATACTGCTGAACTAAAGCTCGTTGGTATCAGTTGTCGTTAATTCATGAATAGCAGTTCAGATTTGTTCTTGATTCTCTTTTCTCGAGAAAATTTGAACAAAATGCAGTCCTAGAAATCTCCCTGTGCATGGCTGTGTCGTCCATCAGCCATATTTGCATATATATCCATCAACTTCGCCATCACTTTTGATTGATAAATTTTCCAATGCAAGCTTATGGAAAGTTTCGGttatataattttcatttcCAGGGAAATGTTTCCTGTCATCTGAAAACAGTGGGAAAAGGATTTTCAGAACAAGTTCCAGGAAATATGacttatatatgaaaaatattaaaagtttatCCATTGATTTTGAAAGATCACGAAAAGCAGGCAGGGAggattatcaataaaattattggTAATATAATACTTACAGATTAGATGAGGATTCGCAATGCAATTTCTTCTAATTTTCATATCAGATAGTTTGTCTTTATCATTAAACTTAACAATAAATTGATTTACTATTGGTTTCTCCTGAacctcatttaaaaaaaatatatatatatagtataaattaCAACATAGTCCTGAAATCTGGAAAAATAGAATTTGTAGTAGTTGTATAAGTTTTTTTAGACAAAAAGACTTTCATTCTCTTTTATCCCTTTTCCTATGGTGTTGTCATTCAGATTCATATATATAGACGCATCAGAACACCTCTTCATATCATACGACTATTTAATTCTCCCAGACGCGCATACTGATAGGACTAGGTTATTTTCTGATGGATATGTACTCACCATTGATCCTACCTGCCCCATAACCAGATGGATTTTGAGCCTCCGTCTTTCTTTAGGACCTAACTTTActcaaaatatagaaaattcGACGGTCATTATAGtctattttattgaaaattatatgatttttttatattatttctaaaaattataattaattcaccatcattatattatttatataaataaaaggaGTAATTTACTGTAtgtctttaaattaaattaaatttatgaacaaaATAAAGGAATTCTAGCTTTACAGGAACCAATATGTTTGTTTTTAAAATTGCAAGGACCGAAAATGATagctttttaaaatataaggattACTGTGAAAGTTTTACTAAACTGTAAGGATTAGATTGTAGtttaatttaagaaaatgatttaacttttctttattaattttctaaatattttaaacaatatagaaaataggaaaaatatcctaaatgatatttttaacgCAGCTTCTGCTATTGAAGAGCATGGCCATGGCCTCCAAGCTGCTGATGCGAGTTGGATCAATTCGAGATGCTAAAATAGCACCAAACCCTAACCCACTCCTCAATGCCACCAGAAGACTCTTCGCTCACCATCCAATTTCAGCTCCTCCTCATTCTCCTCCGTCATCTCCGCCTGATAATGGCAAGACTACTCACGATAAATCACAACCGACATCATCTTTGAAGGACCTCGAGCTTGCTAAATTCTCAGCCATTGCTGATTCCTGGTCAGTTATCTTGCTTCGTTTCTTTTTTCCTCATTTTTTTGCTGTTTACTACTTAAATCTTCTAGTATATTTGTTCTCTCCATTGGTTCAATCAAAATAGGTTGTTTCTTTGATTCTgtaattttctttcttaatttgATCTTCACGAACTGAAATGAACACACAAGCTCCAGTGTGAAGTTCGCATCCCTTTTTATTTGACATTGCATGcgttattataatttttcgGATAAATATGAGGAAATGGAGCTGCTTCTTATTACTCTACAGAGCAATTTTAGGATGTTTATATGATTGCTATTAAATATTCAGTTTAAATACAACATTTTGATAACAGGCTATATTTTTTGTTATACTATTGCAATCAGGTGGGATTCTGAAGGGCCATTTAAACCGTTGCATGCGATGAATCCAACTAGACTTGCTTTTATTCGCTCCACCCTTTGTCGACATTTCAGGTGGATTGCCTATACATTGCTCATATCTCCTTTTTGCTTCATGTTTACTATTTCTCGCATGGCCTGAATATTGAATGCCTTTTTCTTTTGGAATGTCTGGAAGAACTTAACTTGGCCAGTTTTATGGTTGGTGGACACAAATAAGCTTATTTGGTGCTTGGGTTGGAAATAGTCTTAAGTAGAACCCATTCTACAATTGGTATGTCAGGATCAAAGAATGAAGAtctaaaattattgtttttcCAGATATCAATCTAAGATTAAGGATTCAAATTAGGCTGAGTAACTGGAATATGATCCTGAAAAAAGGTGTAGTTACTGACTTGATTGAAGAGTGTTGCAATCATGCTTGTGGTAGAGTGTAGGGTTTGTAATGCTTTTTGAGGAACTGGAGAATGAAATTCATGGGTATTTTTAATGGTCTTATTTCTGGTTTCAACTTCATTAGGTGCTTGAGAAGATGTATGAATATTTCTTCATGAGTTTATAAGGCTGAGCCTATCTCTATGCTTCTAATTTAAGTATTTCTTGCTAACTCTCTGGCATCCAATATCTAAAGCAGGTTCTCATGATTAAATAAACGTAATACTGTGTCATAAGATGTGAAAGCCTTAAAAAATTGTGACATGTAATTGTGAATAGTTATGAGTATTTTTCTTTATCTATTTATGCCACATAACTGTGCCCCAAGAAAAAGGTTGTAAATTAGCACTGGCAGCGGAAATACTTTTTCTATTGTTtggaatataaatatgaatgccaagactttaattttataactgtGGTAGGGCTTTCTTATTGCACCATTCGTGAAAGCTTATCAATTTGAATTGTTTCAGGAAGGATCCACATGTGTCTAGGCCTTTTGAAGGACTAAAAATTGTTGATGTTGGTTGTGGTGGAGGAATTCTTTCTGAGGTATATTATCACTCTTTTTCATACCCAAGCATTTGTGAAGTTTCTGCTTATTGATAACAAATGTTACCTGTTATATTCATTATTCTTTCTTTTGCTTCTTCAGCCTTTAGCTCGAATGGGAGCAACTGTAACGGGCATTGACGCTTTGGAGAAAAATATCAATATAGCTCGCCTTCATGCTGTATTCATTTCATACCTTTAGCTACTGTGTGTATATGTGTTTCAGTTGAAAGttacatcatttctattttCTAAAATGATGTTTCAGTTTAATTTGTTTTGGGAAATCCTACCTTCTATGCATATATTA
Protein-coding sequences here:
- the LOC110605603 gene encoding ubiquinone biosynthesis O-methyltransferase, mitochondrial isoform X2, producing the protein MIFLTQLLLLKSMAMASKLLMRVGSIRDAKIAPNPNPLLNATRRLFAHHPISAPPHSPPSSPPDNGKTTHDKSQPTSSLKDLELAKFSAIADSWWDSEGPFKPLHAMNPTRLAFIRSTLCRHFRKDPHVSRPFEGLKIVDVGCGGGILSEPLARMGATVTGIDALEKNINIARLHAGLDPVTSTIDYRCTTAESLVKEQKMFDAVIALEVIEHVADPAEFCKSLSALTHPGGATVISTINRSMRSYATAIVAAEYLLHWICSFPKGRTSGQVS
- the LOC110604684 gene encoding protein GRAVITROPIC IN THE LIGHT 1, whose translation is METIKCRSIPSSNKSKLARTFQKVINLKTATRIASNNGIGICMLTPHNKFEDDPTTIYKSHNDKNKEDSKAKRKAVLDALVAKIFAAITAIKAAYAELQMAQNPYNSDAIQAADQAVVEELKLLSQLKRSFFKNDLDHLSPQVTLMLAKIQEQQSLMKTYEITIKKLEAQAEVKVSDVSSLKKQLDESIAFNKSLEKKLNASGPLSMFDNIQFSILNTTHFVQFLHSALRSMRSFVRLMVREMDVAHWDIEAAAKAIEPESTFAKPTHRCFVFESFVSKTMFEGFNYPNFMLPNESPPPMEHHRHFHSGEHYFNKFKNLKSVNPKHYLTQNPTSSYARFTRAKYLQLVHAKMECSLFGNLNQRKLVNSGGFPDSAFFTAFLEMARRVWSLNLLAFSFGENVSIFQVSKNSKFSEVYMESVTHESLLESDSVDTDLRVDFTVVPGFKIGKTVIQSQVYLSPAVSLR
- the LOC110605603 gene encoding ubiquinone biosynthesis O-methyltransferase, mitochondrial isoform X1, whose product is MIFLTQLLLLKSMAMASKLLMRVGSIRDAKIAPNPNPLLNATRRLFAHHPISAPPHSPPSSPPDNGKTTHDKSQPTSSLKDLELAKFSAIADSWWDSEGPFKPLHAMNPTRLAFIRSTLCRHFRKDPHVSRPFEGLKIVDVGCGGGILSEPLARMGATVTGIDALEKNINIARLHAGLDPVTSTIDYRCTTAESLVKEQKMFDAVIALEVIEHVADPAEFCKSLSALTHPGGATVISTINRSMRSYATAIVAAEYLLHWLPKGTHQWSSFLTPEELVLILQRAFINVKEMAGFVYNPLTGRWSLSDDISVNFIAFGTKVANRDH